One stretch of Rosistilla oblonga DNA includes these proteins:
- a CDS encoding DUF4129 domain-containing protein produces MVQRRDKTTIDYIVIALNPALIVSMIASLVYFLTLCMYRGDFIARINYILFLFIVAAVGIARIAIEEGRGRAMAFALGLGAATLLSTMRFVGEGMLMVVGLLTVIWYLADRITIDCTLIDEQSDASGEGLMQGGLFGGAAKQESDVSLDGTTQSLTEHRDNDQAATGTNDPQRPRGKKRGHRPGMWILYLAFAAIPLYGLGQVLLPGDTATRDSALRSLAIYLASSLLLLVTTSFLGMRRYLRQRGVDMPAGISIRWLGFGAALVAGLLMLCFLLPKPGQLLASLELPSSVSSPEGLQSNKQGWGDEGVEKGKPEDARGGEGEQGSGGEKSGGEKSGGEKSGGEKSGGEKSGGEKSGGEKSGGEKSGGEKSGGEKSGGEKSGGEKSDSGGESADDSQAASDGSDPKSESDAGEPRDQQGNSASEPPPPPPSDGWKMPNFLSKLSELLRFLIFALLAGIVAFYAMRHWDEIVGWLRELFNGWGGNDATEPPPETAKAIAPPAPPRPFSAYANPLDDASISMERAVVVSFNALNAWAREHDCPRPDQLTPTEFTQLLGGRFPEQARNIMLTAEMYNVVVYGNRNVNPAHRKTLQSLWSFMQQPASRPAARPGPPKVNR; encoded by the coding sequence ATGGTTCAACGACGCGACAAGACGACGATCGATTACATCGTGATCGCACTCAACCCTGCGTTGATCGTGTCGATGATCGCCAGCCTCGTTTACTTCCTCACGCTGTGCATGTATCGCGGCGATTTTATCGCCCGGATCAACTACATCCTGTTCCTGTTTATCGTGGCAGCCGTCGGGATCGCGCGGATCGCGATCGAAGAGGGACGAGGCAGAGCGATGGCGTTTGCGTTGGGTCTGGGCGCCGCGACGCTGCTGTCGACGATGCGTTTCGTCGGCGAAGGGATGCTGATGGTCGTGGGCCTGCTGACCGTGATCTGGTACCTGGCCGATCGAATCACGATCGATTGCACGTTGATCGACGAACAATCCGATGCCAGCGGCGAGGGGCTGATGCAGGGCGGGCTGTTCGGCGGTGCCGCCAAACAGGAGAGCGACGTCTCGTTGGATGGCACGACACAAAGCCTGACCGAGCACCGCGATAACGATCAAGCCGCCACCGGCACCAACGATCCGCAGCGGCCCCGCGGCAAGAAGCGCGGCCACCGACCTGGGATGTGGATTTTGTACCTGGCGTTCGCGGCAATCCCGCTGTACGGACTTGGCCAAGTTCTGTTGCCCGGCGACACCGCAACGCGCGATTCGGCGCTGAGAAGCTTGGCGATCTATCTTGCCAGCTCGCTGTTGCTGTTGGTCACAACCAGCTTCTTGGGGATGCGTCGCTATCTGCGGCAGCGTGGAGTCGACATGCCGGCCGGGATCAGCATCCGCTGGCTAGGATTTGGAGCCGCCTTGGTCGCCGGCCTGCTGATGCTCTGCTTCCTACTGCCAAAACCCGGCCAACTGCTGGCATCCCTGGAACTCCCCTCCTCGGTCAGCTCGCCCGAAGGACTGCAATCGAACAAGCAGGGCTGGGGCGACGAAGGAGTCGAGAAGGGAAAGCCGGAAGATGCGAGAGGAGGCGAAGGAGAGCAGGGAAGCGGCGGTGAGAAGTCGGGCGGCGAGAAGTCCGGAGGTGAGAAGTCCGGAGGTGAGAAGTCCGGAGGCGAGAAGTCCGGAGGCGAGAAGTCCGGAGGCGAGAAGTCCGGAGGCGAGAAGTCTGGTGGCGAGAAGTCCGGTGGTGAAAAGTCTGGCGGTGAGAAGTCCGGTGGCGAGAAGTCAGACTCCGGCGGCGAGTCGGCCGACGATTCGCAGGCGGCTTCCGATGGCAGCGATCCGAAATCGGAATCGGACGCTGGCGAGCCTCGCGATCAGCAAGGGAACTCCGCTTCGGAACCTCCTCCCCCACCGCCAAGCGATGGTTGGAAGATGCCCAACTTTTTGTCGAAGCTCTCGGAACTGCTGCGGTTCCTCATCTTTGCCCTCCTCGCCGGGATCGTCGCCTTTTACGCAATGCGTCACTGGGACGAGATCGTCGGCTGGCTGCGGGAGCTATTTAACGGTTGGGGAGGAAACGATGCGACCGAACCACCACCGGAAACGGCAAAAGCGATTGCTCCTCCGGCTCCGCCGCGTCCCTTTTCGGCTTACGCCAACCCATTGGACGATGCCTCGATCTCGATGGAGCGAGCCGTTGTGGTCTCCTTCAATGCGTTAAACGCTTGGGCTCGAGAGCACGATTGTCCGCGGCCCGATCAGTTGACTCCGACCGAGTTCACGCAGTTGTTAGGAGGGCGTTTCCCGGAACAAGCCCGCAACATCATGCTGACGGCAGAGATGTACAACGTGGTCGTCTACGGGAATCGGAACGTCAACCCGGCGCATCGCAAGACGCTGCAATCGCTCTGGTCGTTTATGCAGCAACCAGCGTCACGCCCAGCGGCGCGGCCCGGGCCTCCAAAAGTTAATCGATAA
- a CDS encoding sensor histidine kinase: protein MLRALWKALLIAGLIGLLLGGITIASVPLEYRSQLAIRFAVAYGVIATLVSIWLVQRSTRHTKAESDLMWWANDLANGDLASRVRTPMFSGEQAQLLQHLNRLQESTRGQIEQLQADRRRSFMVLAHMVEGIVAIDDERRVLLVNEAACRFLKLNKETTVGRKLLEVIRVPEVTNLVNQTLSTNEDSEVELQSTDMRQLLVKSSTLPSESRRGVLLTIHDQTQLKQLEAMRREFVANVSHELKTPLAAVKGYAETLQLGAIDDKEIAPHFVDQILSQADRLERLIADMMHLARAQDRSQPAAPVDVLVFPVIQECCETYQPVAAQKEIELILEPFDEACTILGEREALLTVVNNLVGNALRYTQVGGHVRVSCQPGEEQVSIAVTDDGLGIPHEDQERIFERFYRVEKARDQQYGGTGLGLAIVKNIVQSFGGSMRLQSEPGKGSTFEAVLPCSPATVPLQTAKSV from the coding sequence ATGCTGCGTGCGCTGTGGAAGGCATTGTTGATTGCCGGGCTGATCGGTTTGCTGCTGGGCGGAATCACGATCGCATCGGTACCGCTGGAGTATCGCAGCCAGCTGGCGATCCGCTTTGCTGTCGCTTATGGCGTGATCGCTACCTTGGTTTCGATCTGGCTGGTTCAGCGGTCGACGCGTCACACGAAAGCCGAAAGCGATCTGATGTGGTGGGCCAACGATTTGGCCAACGGAGACCTAGCGTCGCGCGTGCGGACTCCCATGTTCAGCGGCGAACAAGCTCAACTGCTGCAACACCTCAATCGACTGCAAGAGTCGACGCGCGGCCAGATCGAACAATTGCAAGCCGATCGTCGCCGCAGTTTTATGGTGTTGGCTCACATGGTCGAAGGGATCGTCGCGATCGACGACGAACGCCGTGTCCTGCTGGTCAACGAAGCCGCCTGCCGTTTCTTGAAACTGAACAAAGAAACCACCGTCGGCCGCAAGTTGCTGGAAGTGATCCGGGTGCCGGAAGTCACCAATCTGGTCAACCAGACATTAAGCACCAACGAAGATTCCGAGGTCGAACTTCAATCGACCGACATGCGACAACTGTTGGTTAAATCGAGCACACTTCCATCGGAATCGCGGCGTGGCGTCCTGTTGACGATTCACGACCAAACCCAGCTGAAGCAGCTCGAAGCGATGCGGCGCGAGTTCGTCGCCAACGTATCGCATGAACTGAAGACTCCTTTGGCGGCGGTAAAAGGTTACGCCGAGACGTTGCAATTAGGTGCGATCGACGACAAAGAAATCGCGCCTCATTTCGTCGACCAAATCCTCTCGCAAGCCGATCGACTGGAACGCTTGATCGCCGACATGATGCACCTGGCCCGAGCTCAAGACCGCTCGCAACCCGCCGCCCCCGTCGACGTGCTGGTCTTCCCGGTGATCCAGGAATGCTGCGAAACCTACCAACCGGTTGCCGCTCAGAAGGAGATCGAACTGATTTTGGAACCGTTCGATGAAGCGTGCACGATCTTGGGCGAACGCGAAGCGCTGCTTACGGTCGTCAACAATTTGGTCGGCAACGCCCTGCGATACACTCAGGTTGGCGGGCACGTTCGCGTCAGCTGTCAGCCCGGCGAGGAACAGGTTTCGATCGCGGTGACCGATGATGGCCTGGGAATTCCCCACGAGGATCAGGAACGGATTTTCGAGCGGTTCTATCGCGTCGAAAAGGCTCGCGACCAGCAATACGGCGGCACCGGGCTCGGTTTGGCGATCGTCAAGAACATCGTTCAGTCGTTTGGCGGTTCGATGCGGCTGCAAAGCGAACCGGGAAAAGGTTCGACTTTCGAAGCCGTCCTCCCCTGCTCTCCCGCGACCGTCCCGTTGCAGACCGCGAAGTCCGTCTAA
- a CDS encoding sulfatase produces MRSRFTTGGLCFLLGLCCSLSTANETPDLPVLGKRDGAKPRNVVFILTDDHRYDAMGFMGHPFLETPHLDSIASQGVHLKNAFVTTSLCSPSRASILTGLYTHKHRVIDNNRTVPAGTRFFPQYLQQADYSTAFVGKWHMGGEHDDPRPGFDHWISFRGQGNYLSPNPKYTLNVNGKRVKQKGYITDELTDYAVDWLKQQQGSEKPFFLYLSHKAVHSNFTPAERHAGRYADADLSFLPRGKEISAANNAPRWVRDQRNSWHGIDFSYHSDNGLDYLYRRYCESVLAVDDSVGRVMDQLKAMGLYDSTLVIYMGDNGFMWGEHGLIDKRVAYEESIRVPMVMQCPDLYEGGKVVDSVIGNIDVGPTILHAAGLETPEYMDGQSFLELPNKPEMDWRKYFLYVYYWEKNFPQSPTQFALRGDQYKYITYYGLWDVDELYDLKADPGETKNLINDPALKSVAKAMENRLYEMLGDAGGMDIPMNQPRGRSQNKRWAERGGHEAADFPAAIVVDQPLNREAK; encoded by the coding sequence ATGCGCTCGCGTTTTACTACCGGTGGCTTGTGCTTTCTATTGGGGCTGTGCTGTTCATTGTCGACAGCAAACGAGACGCCCGACCTGCCGGTGCTGGGCAAACGCGACGGTGCCAAACCTCGCAACGTCGTATTCATCCTGACCGACGACCATCGCTACGACGCGATGGGTTTCATGGGGCATCCGTTTCTCGAGACGCCGCATCTGGATTCGATTGCATCCCAAGGCGTCCATCTAAAAAATGCGTTTGTGACGACCTCGCTGTGCTCACCAAGCCGAGCTTCGATCCTGACCGGCTTGTACACGCACAAGCATCGCGTGATCGACAACAACCGAACCGTCCCGGCGGGAACGCGATTCTTCCCGCAATATCTACAGCAAGCCGATTATTCGACAGCCTTTGTCGGCAAGTGGCACATGGGTGGCGAACACGATGATCCGCGACCAGGTTTCGATCATTGGATCAGCTTTCGCGGTCAAGGAAACTACCTGTCCCCCAATCCCAAATACACGCTGAACGTCAACGGCAAACGGGTCAAACAGAAGGGCTACATCACCGACGAACTTACCGATTACGCGGTCGATTGGCTGAAGCAACAACAGGGTTCCGAAAAGCCCTTCTTTTTGTATCTGTCGCATAAAGCAGTCCATTCGAACTTCACGCCGGCGGAACGACATGCGGGGCGATATGCCGATGCAGACCTGAGTTTCCTGCCTCGTGGCAAGGAGATTTCGGCGGCGAACAACGCGCCGCGTTGGGTCCGCGATCAACGCAACAGCTGGCACGGAATCGACTTCTCCTACCACAGCGACAACGGATTGGATTACCTGTACCGACGCTATTGCGAATCGGTCCTGGCAGTCGACGACAGCGTCGGCCGCGTGATGGATCAACTGAAGGCGATGGGACTGTACGATTCAACGCTGGTGATCTACATGGGCGACAACGGTTTCATGTGGGGCGAACACGGTCTAATCGACAAACGCGTCGCCTATGAAGAATCGATCCGCGTCCCGATGGTGATGCAATGTCCCGATCTCTATGAAGGTGGGAAGGTCGTCGATTCGGTGATCGGCAACATCGATGTCGGGCCGACGATCCTGCATGCCGCCGGACTGGAGACGCCGGAATACATGGACGGCCAGAGTTTCCTCGAACTGCCGAACAAGCCCGAGATGGATTGGCGAAAGTACTTCTTGTACGTCTACTACTGGGAAAAGAACTTTCCCCAATCGCCGACTCAATTTGCGTTGCGGGGCGACCAATACAAATACATCACCTACTACGGACTGTGGGATGTCGACGAACTGTACGATCTGAAAGCCGATCCGGGGGAAACGAAGAACCTGATCAACGATCCCGCGCTAAAATCGGTTGCCAAGGCGATGGAGAATCGCCTGTATGAGATGCTGGGCGATGCTGGCGGGATGGACATCCCGATGAACCAGCCGCGTGGCCGCTCGCAAAACAAACGCTGGGCGGAACGGGGTGGTCACGAAGCTGCCGATTTCCCCGCGGCGATCGTCGTCGACCAGCCGCTCAATCGCGAAGCGAAGTGA
- a CDS encoding peroxidase family protein produces MQKSPTATAKQRSWIKRAAALLPRSTRPGKHDNLARDRHDFSVETMEPLIVLSASSICGAAISELVHPAEPQGYECQPVADFADCKPTAASCDVDLSPHNPTDFTDSCGDTQDDLFDPLPPDASEDQTPREDHASGSQLASRLVQDIEALLRDFKHELSDSGTTNDIQLVLAPTININGNNNHFTLNLTVDLSGVQITQTDGQYGNPAMPTTPSDPPIVDDPIVEFNDDFRTIDGTQNNLQHDSGFGATGSQLLRLAPADYGDDYNTPAGSDRPSARTISNLVNDQVTDLPNDRDITDFLWVWGQFIDHDIDLSEADSGETLPIAIPQGDPFFDPDGSGTAMMPLDRSGYLLDADGVRQQYNAITSYIDASQIYGSDAETETRLRSFAGGQLTMPDQLLQMEADAHGQLGFYSGDVRVGENIALTSMHTLFSREHNRIATELAASEYQGHDLSDAAVDEEIFQRARAIVGAELQHITYDEFLPTLLGENALDAYAGYDAMVDPSIATEFSTAAFRFGHTTLSPELLRLDPDGNEIAAGNVSLRDAFFSADTLLESGIAPILQGAAAQVSQTIDPYVIDDVRNFLFSAPGQGGLDLASLNIQRGRDHGLSSYNDTREALGLGRIDCFEQISSDDEVIARLQSAYESVDDIDLWVGGLSEDHVADGNLGETFRTIIVDQFERLRDGDRYWYENALSATDLAMVKDTQLSDIIRRNTTADTVQDNVFVLPSSGTTYA; encoded by the coding sequence ATGCAAAAATCTCCAACCGCCACGGCGAAACAGCGTTCATGGATTAAGCGCGCCGCCGCGCTGCTCCCTCGATCCACCCGCCCCGGCAAACACGATAACCTCGCTCGCGACCGACACGACTTTTCTGTCGAGACGATGGAACCGTTGATCGTGCTTTCGGCCAGCAGCATCTGCGGAGCAGCGATTTCCGAATTAGTTCACCCCGCCGAACCGCAGGGCTACGAATGCCAACCGGTTGCAGATTTTGCGGATTGCAAACCAACCGCTGCCAGTTGCGACGTGGATCTTTCACCGCACAACCCGACTGACTTCACAGACAGTTGCGGCGACACACAAGACGATCTGTTCGATCCGCTGCCGCCGGACGCAAGCGAAGATCAAACGCCGCGTGAGGACCACGCCTCCGGCAGCCAGCTGGCAAGCCGGTTAGTGCAAGATATCGAAGCGTTGCTGCGAGATTTCAAACATGAGCTGAGCGACTCGGGGACCACAAACGACATCCAACTGGTGCTGGCGCCAACGATCAACATCAACGGCAACAACAACCACTTTACGCTCAACCTGACCGTTGATCTTTCGGGCGTGCAGATAACGCAAACCGACGGCCAGTATGGCAACCCGGCGATGCCAACAACTCCATCGGATCCGCCGATCGTCGATGATCCGATCGTCGAATTCAACGACGACTTCCGCACGATCGATGGGACTCAAAACAATCTGCAACACGACAGCGGCTTTGGAGCGACAGGCAGCCAACTGCTTCGGCTCGCCCCGGCCGATTACGGCGACGACTACAACACTCCCGCCGGATCGGATCGTCCCAGCGCACGAACGATCAGCAATCTGGTGAACGACCAGGTGACGGATCTGCCCAACGATCGTGACATCACCGACTTTCTGTGGGTTTGGGGCCAGTTCATCGATCACGACATCGACCTGAGCGAAGCGGACTCGGGGGAAACGCTCCCAATTGCGATCCCGCAAGGCGATCCGTTTTTTGATCCCGATGGCAGCGGAACGGCGATGATGCCTCTTGATCGTTCCGGATATCTACTGGATGCCGATGGCGTACGCCAACAATACAACGCGATCACATCGTACATCGACGCGTCGCAGATCTACGGTTCCGATGCGGAAACCGAAACGCGATTGCGATCCTTTGCCGGTGGCCAGTTGACCATGCCCGACCAGTTGTTGCAGATGGAAGCCGACGCGCATGGCCAGTTGGGGTTTTATTCGGGCGACGTTCGTGTCGGTGAGAACATCGCACTGACCTCGATGCATACGCTGTTCTCTCGCGAACACAACCGGATCGCAACGGAACTGGCGGCCAGCGAATACCAAGGTCACGACCTGAGCGATGCGGCGGTCGACGAGGAGATCTTCCAACGAGCCCGCGCGATCGTGGGGGCTGAACTGCAACACATCACGTATGACGAGTTCCTTCCCACGCTGCTTGGCGAAAACGCCTTAGACGCCTACGCGGGATACGACGCGATGGTCGATCCATCGATCGCCACCGAGTTCTCGACTGCCGCGTTCCGGTTTGGACACACGACACTATCCCCCGAACTGCTGCGTTTGGATCCGGACGGAAATGAGATCGCCGCCGGGAACGTCTCTCTGCGAGACGCTTTCTTCTCTGCCGACACGCTGCTGGAAAGCGGCATCGCCCCCATCCTGCAAGGCGCCGCGGCTCAGGTAAGCCAGACGATCGATCCGTATGTGATCGACGACGTCCGCAACTTCCTATTTAGCGCTCCAGGCCAAGGCGGCTTGGACTTGGCTTCGCTGAACATCCAACGCGGCCGCGATCATGGACTGTCCAGCTACAACGACACGCGGGAAGCGCTGGGGCTAGGACGGATCGACTGTTTCGAACAGATCAGCAGCGACGACGAAGTGATCGCTCGACTTCAATCGGCTTACGAAAGCGTCGACGACATCGATCTGTGGGTTGGTGGGCTGTCGGAAGATCACGTCGCCGACGGGAACCTCGGCGAGACCTTCCGCACCATCATCGTCGACCAATTCGAACGCTTACGTGACGGTGATCGCTATTGGTATGAAAACGCACTGTCGGCAACTGATCTGGCGATGGTGAAAGATACACAGTTGAGCGACATTATCCGCCGCAACACCACCGCCGACACGGTGCAGGACAACGTCTTTGTATTGCCCTCGAGCGGCACCACCTATGCGTAG
- a CDS encoding DUF1501 domain-containing protein, whose protein sequence is MFKCQGNAISRRGFVAAGALGGLGLSLPQLLSMQQARADMKHYDFIEAKAQSVIHIFLPGGIAQQESFDPKPYSPIEFRGEMKTVKTNTGEVFSESMKEVAGIADKVCVIRSMTHGEAAHERGTHNMFTGYKPSPALVFPSFGSVVSHEYGPRNNLPPYVCIPNQPNEFAGSGYLSSSYGPFALGADPASKNFKVRDLDLYKGADGERFARRQSALEVVNQKFGSLTSADNVGAMSTFYDRAYSLLGSEEAKTAFDLDKEDAKMKAAYGENTAGMRMLMARRLVEAGCRLVTLTYGGWDMHSNLTAGMKRSTPPLDHALTQLIKDLEQRGMLDSTLVMVTTEFGRTPKINKDAGRDHYPKVFSVMLAGGGIKGGTVYGASNATASEPEFDPVTPEDLATTMYHQLGIVADKELMAPGDRPMEIVDGGKVIKDILA, encoded by the coding sequence ATGTTTAAGTGTCAAGGTAACGCAATCAGTCGACGTGGATTTGTTGCCGCTGGAGCCCTGGGTGGCTTAGGGCTTAGCCTTCCTCAACTGCTGTCGATGCAGCAAGCTCGCGCCGACATGAAGCACTACGACTTCATCGAAGCCAAAGCGCAAAGCGTGATCCACATCTTCTTGCCTGGTGGTATCGCCCAACAAGAGTCGTTCGATCCCAAGCCATACAGCCCGATCGAATTTCGCGGCGAGATGAAGACCGTGAAGACCAACACGGGCGAAGTCTTCTCCGAATCGATGAAGGAAGTCGCTGGCATCGCGGACAAGGTCTGCGTGATCCGATCGATGACTCACGGCGAAGCGGCTCACGAACGTGGCACGCACAACATGTTCACCGGATACAAGCCCAGCCCAGCGTTGGTCTTCCCAAGCTTCGGCAGCGTGGTCAGCCATGAATATGGCCCCCGCAACAACTTGCCACCCTACGTTTGCATTCCCAACCAACCGAACGAATTCGCTGGCAGCGGCTACCTGAGCAGCTCGTACGGCCCGTTTGCACTGGGTGCCGATCCTGCCAGCAAGAACTTCAAGGTTCGCGATCTGGATCTTTATAAGGGTGCTGATGGGGAACGCTTCGCACGTCGCCAATCGGCGTTGGAAGTTGTCAACCAGAAGTTCGGATCGCTAACCAGCGCCGACAACGTCGGAGCGATGAGCACCTTCTACGACCGTGCTTACAGCCTGCTGGGCAGCGAAGAAGCCAAGACTGCTTTTGACTTGGACAAAGAAGATGCCAAGATGAAAGCGGCCTACGGCGAGAACACCGCTGGCATGCGGATGCTGATGGCTCGTCGCCTGGTCGAAGCGGGTTGCCGCTTGGTCACGCTGACATACGGCGGTTGGGACATGCACTCCAACCTCACTGCCGGCATGAAACGATCGACACCGCCGTTGGATCACGCGTTGACACAATTGATCAAGGACCTGGAACAACGTGGCATGCTCGATTCGACGCTTGTCATGGTGACCACCGAATTCGGTCGTACGCCTAAGATCAACAAGGATGCTGGCCGCGATCACTATCCAAAGGTCTTCAGCGTGATGCTGGCCGGCGGTGGAATCAAGGGCGGCACGGTCTACGGAGCGTCCAACGCAACCGCGTCGGAACCTGAGTTTGATCCCGTGACTCCCGAAGACTTGGCGACCACGATGTATCACCAATTGGGAATCGTCGCTGACAAGGAATTGATGGCACCCGGCGACCGTCCGATGGAAATCGTCGATGGTGGCAAGGTCATCAAGGATATTTTGGCTTAG
- a CDS encoding PPC domain-containing protein, with translation MSSSLLAPRRLALSTLVLFLLASVATAAQPRLTGSIPRGIQRGTTQKVIFTGARIKDGRQLLFDIPGINVLSVTPVDNSKVEAELEVPADTPPGLYPVRLVTETDVSDMIMFAVGAMPNVDEVEPNSEFETPQVIEKNVTIEGKIATEDVDYFAVDLKKGDRLTAEVEGTRLRRGRGDPFFDPYVAILNSERFELAFSDDAPLLQQDSVCSITAPEDGRYIVMVRDSSFGGRNDPYRLHIGGYPRPIAVVPAGGAPGELIDATFIAIDGQQWTESIQLPSEPMESYPLVVTNEHGTSPSPNYVRVQPQGNVVEQEPNNSFKESTPGALPAAFCGILAEPGDNDYFSFEAKKDQTVSIRLFSRNVLRSELDGVINIYNAKGGRVGGNDDSGGPDSFLEYKIPADGVYHVRVSDHLGGGGPGYAYRVETRLAAAELTLTLPDRKRYEATMIAVPQGNRSAVMLNATRKGFGGAIDIEALNLPAGVTATPIQMPANRTTVPLLLTATADAPMDGRLVNLVGKVDGRDDVVSRFDQQHQIVGGRNNAVPFEYRSDRAAIAVTKKSPCTIAIVQPQVPVVRNGSMELTVTIDRGGYDADVAVRLLYNPPGIGSSGSIKIPKGSNEAKIPITANSSAAIGDWPVIAYAIISDGNGSYEIASEPITLTIEDKIFTFGFPKTSAELGADANVLVDVEIGRPFEGKCEVELVGIPAGVSCEKTKLEITNDTEQVVYSVKVDEKARVGQHKSLVARARIVSDKGVITQTQGTGSLQVDKPLPAPVAKPAAKKEAAPAKKPAAPKPAAAKPLSRLEQLRLMREEARAGN, from the coding sequence ATGAGCTCTTCCCTTTTGGCCCCGCGACGGCTCGCGCTGTCGACTCTGGTGCTGTTCCTCCTCGCCAGTGTTGCCACCGCCGCTCAACCCCGTCTGACCGGATCGATCCCGCGCGGTATCCAACGCGGCACAACACAAAAGGTCATCTTCACTGGCGCCCGGATCAAAGACGGTCGCCAGTTGTTGTTCGACATCCCCGGGATCAACGTCCTGTCGGTGACTCCGGTCGACAACAGCAAGGTCGAAGCGGAACTCGAGGTTCCAGCCGACACGCCTCCCGGCCTGTATCCCGTTCGCCTGGTGACCGAAACCGACGTCAGCGACATGATCATGTTTGCTGTTGGTGCGATGCCCAACGTCGATGAAGTCGAACCGAACAGCGAATTCGAAACGCCTCAGGTGATCGAAAAGAACGTCACCATCGAGGGCAAGATCGCCACCGAAGACGTCGACTACTTTGCCGTCGACCTGAAAAAGGGAGACCGCCTGACAGCCGAAGTCGAAGGGACTCGTCTGCGTCGGGGCCGTGGCGACCCCTTCTTCGATCCGTACGTTGCGATTCTCAACAGCGAACGATTTGAACTCGCCTTCAGCGACGATGCACCACTGTTGCAACAAGACAGCGTCTGTTCGATCACTGCTCCCGAAGACGGCCGCTACATCGTGATGGTCCGCGACAGCTCGTTCGGCGGACGCAACGATCCCTATCGCCTGCACATCGGCGGTTACCCAAGACCTATCGCCGTTGTACCGGCCGGTGGTGCTCCGGGTGAACTGATCGACGCGACCTTCATCGCGATCGACGGCCAACAATGGACCGAATCGATCCAATTGCCAAGCGAACCGATGGAGTCTTATCCATTGGTGGTTACCAACGAACACGGCACCAGCCCTTCGCCAAACTATGTCCGCGTCCAACCGCAGGGCAACGTTGTCGAACAAGAACCAAACAACTCGTTTAAAGAGTCGACGCCCGGTGCTTTGCCAGCTGCGTTTTGTGGCATCCTGGCAGAACCAGGCGACAACGATTACTTCAGCTTTGAAGCCAAGAAGGACCAAACCGTCAGCATTCGATTGTTCTCGCGCAACGTCTTGCGTTCGGAACTCGATGGCGTGATCAACATCTACAACGCCAAGGGCGGCCGTGTCGGTGGCAACGATGATTCCGGAGGCCCCGACAGTTTCTTGGAATACAAGATCCCAGCCGATGGCGTTTACCACGTTCGCGTCAGCGATCACCTAGGTGGCGGCGGCCCCGGTTATGCCTACCGTGTGGAAACACGTCTGGCTGCTGCCGAACTAACTTTGACGCTTCCCGATCGCAAGCGATACGAAGCGACGATGATCGCAGTACCGCAAGGCAACCGATCCGCAGTAATGCTGAACGCAACTCGCAAAGGCTTCGGCGGCGCGATCGACATCGAAGCGTTGAACCTGCCGGCCGGAGTCACCGCGACGCCAATTCAAATGCCAGCCAACCGGACCACCGTTCCGTTGCTGCTGACCGCCACCGCGGACGCCCCAATGGACGGCCGTTTGGTCAACTTGGTCGGCAAAGTTGACGGCCGCGATGACGTCGTGTCGCGGTTCGATCAACAACATCAAATCGTGGGTGGTCGAAACAACGCAGTCCCCTTCGAATACCGCTCCGATCGCGCGGCGATCGCCGTCACGAAAAAGTCGCCCTGCACGATCGCAATCGTCCAACCGCAGGTTCCCGTCGTTCGAAACGGATCGATGGAACTGACCGTCACGATCGACCGCGGCGGATACGACGCCGATGTCGCCGTACGCCTGCTGTACAACCCGCCGGGAATTGGATCCAGCGGAAGCATCAAGATCCCCAAGGGGAGCAACGAAGCCAAAATTCCGATCACTGCCAACTCATCGGCTGCGATCGGCGACTGGCCAGTCATCGCCTATGCAATCATCAGCGATGGAAACGGTTCGTACGAAATCGCTTCGGAACCGATCACGCTGACCATCGAAGACAAAATCTTCACCTTTGGGTTCCCCAAGACATCGGCTGAACTTGGCGCTGATGCCAACGTATTGGTCGACGTCGAAATCGGGCGTCCTTTCGAAGGCAAGTGCGAAGTCGAACTGGTCGGCATCCCCGCCGGTGTCAGCTGTGAAAAAACGAAACTTGAAATCACCAACGACACCGAACAAGTCGTCTACTCCGTGAAGGTCGACGAAAAGGCTCGCGTTGGCCAGCACAAGTCGCTTGTCGCTCGTGCGAGGATCGTCAGCGATAAGGGTGTGATCACGCAGACTCAAGGAACTGGGAGTCTGCAGGTCGACAAACCGCTGCCAGCACCGGTTGCCAAACCGGCGGCGAAAAAGGAAGCGGCTCCAGCCAAAAAACCGGCAGCACCGAAACCAGCGGCAGCCAAGCCACTGAGCCGTTTGGAACAATTGCGATTGATGCGTGAGGAAGCTCGAGCGGGCAACTAA